The Arachis ipaensis cultivar K30076 chromosome B07, Araip1.1, whole genome shotgun sequence genomic interval TAAGTACCCAACTCAGATAACTTTCTGAGCTAGGATTTTGCCCCCGATGTGATATTCGCAGCAGCCTTCATGGAGTTCCTGAAGTACATAGTCTATGTCACCGGACTCTACACCTTTGAGGAGAGGCTGAGGTAGCCCTTGCTTGTATAATTGTCTTGCTATTGTGGTATACTTCGTGGCTTCCCGTTTAATTTGCTTTGCCTCTCTTGGGTTCTCGGGTAGGTTGCTGTTGTTGAGGTATTGGAGAATTGGGAAGGTACATGAGTGCTGGTTCGTTATGGTAAGGTTTACCAATGTCATGGTCACGATAGATGGAGCCCTGATGACTTCTTGGATCAGCGATCGGTTCCCAAGGGCCGTCTTAGTACTCACTAGTTTGGAGAGCAAATTGGCTCTCGCCTTTCATTCCCGGTGAATGTGTTGGACGATTACTTCGTCAAATCCGACCATAAATCCTTTGACTTTGGATAAGTACTGTTGCAGCAAGGGATCTCGTGTTTGGTAGTTTCCGTTTACTTGGCAGCTAACCACTTGGGAGTCGCTGCAAACTTATAGTTTGTTCGTCCCAACTTCCCTTGCCAGTGTCAATCCAGTCAAGAGGGTCTCGTACTCGACTTGGTTGTTGGAGATCGAAAATTCGTACCGAATGGATTGTTCGATAGTGATCCCATTCTTGTTTTTCAATATTATCCCTGCACCTCCGGAATTGGTGTTTGATGAGCCGTCGACGTGGAACTCCTATGACTCTAGGGGTTCACTTCCAGGGATCATTTTGGCAACGAAGTCCGCCACGGCCTGAGCCTTAATCACGCTCCTGGGTTCGAATCTTATCTCGTATTGGGATAGCTCGACCGATCGGGCTAGCATCAGTCCTGTCAGGTCTAGCTTTTGGAGCACTTGCCTTACAACCTAGTCCGTTCGGACCGTAATGGGATGACTTTAGAAGTATTATCGGAGGCATTGGGATGCCATGAGTAGCGCATTTCGGTATTTTGGaagactttgcttatgaagtataATGGGCTTTGTGTCATTTGGTCGTCTTTCTGGACAAGTGCTGCTGCTAACGCCTATTCGGTTATGGATAAGTAGAGGACATGGTCTCTCCTATTATGGATTTTGAGAGTATGAGTGGTTTCGCCAGCACTCTTTTGAAGTGTCGGAAGGCCTCCTCACACTCGAACTACCAGTTGaagcttatgccatttttcatgaGTTTAAAAAAGGGATGACTTTTTGGGCCAATGCTCCGAAGAATCGCGAGAGGGCGGCAAGTTATCTCCTATAGTTTTTGGACATCCTTGAGGTTTGCTGGGATGCTCATCTCGAGAATGGCCCTACACTTTTTCTGGTTTACTTCTACTCCGCGCTATGTGATCATGAAGTCCAGGAACTTCTCAGCTTCCATCCCGAAAGCCCATTTTGTGGAATTTAGTCTCTACACTCATTTGGGATTGACATTTGACACTGTTTCCGAACACATCAGCAGAcaggggtggcaaaacgggttgaacccgtcgggccgatccgctaaacccgctaaaaaaggcGAGTTGGGCTAGGATTTGGAGCtcgccaaattaaaaaaatccacCAAACCTGCACCGCCAAAATAACCGTTTGTTATCCAATAACAGGAGTCGATTTGTCTATTTTTCCTAATGGCTGGTGACTTAGTTGAGGTTTAAGGATGATTAAAGTGCACTATGTCCTATAAAAAAAGGTCAGAATAAAAAAAGGGTCAGGATCGAATAAGATATTTATcctttattctattatttttagtctctaaataaatattttttattatacgtTACACGCATTTGAATGTACACTTTGTAAAAATTGTATAAAATCTCCAAGTAAATTTTGAAGAGTTTACCAATTACCATGAATTGGGTGACTTAATTCTAAGAGAAGCGGAAAAGAAGCGCGCCGTCCCCGCCATATATGAAAAACACCAAAACCAAATCTCACAAAACACACTCTAAAACCGAAACCGAGTAGCGGCATTTCAAACCCAAACCCACTTTTCCTTTTTCAGAAAAACACTTCACTTTGGCGCTCTTCtaattcttaattattattaacaTGTTCCATTATTTTAACATCACAATCCTCAATCCCCACTCCACACTCCACACCATCGGAtccttcttcattcttctctctgtggctcttctcttctctgttCCAATACGTACCACTCTTAACGGAGATGGAGACACGCGCCGCCACAAAGAGAAGAGCCACCGCCCCCACCCAACTCGAGATTCAGCACCTCAAGAAGCAGCGTGTTGTCTTGGCCGAACTCCCCAATTTACCCAACCTCATTCAATCCCCCATTAACAACAGGAAACCCCATTCCACCATTGAAGCAAAATCACTCAAGTTCCACGATCCCAGTCTTATTGACGCGCCTTATGTTGCCGACATACATAGCTATCTTCATTCAATGGAGGTTGGTATcgcccttttcttttattttattttcttccttcaTTCTGGTGTGTCAATTTTCTTAGATTTGGATGCTCTTTTTCTTGTCAGATGGAGAAGAAGAGAAGGCCAATGGTTGATTACATTCAAAAAGTTCAGAAAGAAGTTACCGCTAACATGAGAGGTGTATTGGTGGATTGGTTGGTAGAGGTTGCAGACGAGTACAAGCTTCTCTCAGAGACTCTTTTTCTCTCTGTTTCTTACATTGATAGATTTCTATCTATAAACCCTGTTTTTCGATCCAAGTTTCAGTTACTCGGTGTTTCCTCCATGCTCATTGCATCGTAAGCATTCATTCAACGCCTTTTCTTTATGCTTTATCTTATCAAACTTcataattctaattaattaattaattaattaattattgtctTTCCGCTTCTCAATGTTCAGGAAGTATGAAGAAATCAACCCTCCGAATGTAGAGGAATTCTGCTACATCACTGAAGATACATACACGAAATCACaggtaaatttaaaaaaataaatgtgcTTTGTTAATTCTCATTGCTTCAATTTCTTGGATCTTGTTTTGTTCTTTGTCAATCCTCACTCAATTCTTGTTTTGCAGGTTGTACGGATGGAAGCTGAGATACTCAAATCCCTAAAATTTGAAATGGGGAACCCTACTGTTAAGACCTTCCTATCTATGTATTCAGGAATTGCTTCTGTAGATAAAAAAGTAAGCTTGGTTCTACTTTCTGATTTCAAAACCTCTTATTACATTGAATTAACACTAAGTCTCTAccttttcctttttcctcttgTGTCAGATTAAGCATTCTCAGGTTGAATTTTTGAGCTGCTATCTTGCTGAGCTAAGTCTTTTGGACTATGATTGTGTGAAATTCTTGCCTTCTATGGTAGCTGCTTCGGTTATATTTCTTGCCAGATTTATTATCTGGCCTGTGGTGCATCCTTGGGTAAGTATTTGACTCTCTTCTACAAGAAGTTAGGTTCTGTTGCTCAAGGCACTTATTGAATTTACTACATTTTGCAGACTTCATCCTTGCGCGAATGCTCCGGTTATACATCGCTTGAACTTAAAGAATGTGTTCTGATCTTACATGACTTGTATTTGTCGAGAAGGGCAGCATCTTTATCAGCTGTTCGGGAGAAATACAAGCAGCACAAGGTGATCACCTTTCCTTTCTGTTTGTTTTTGTTATGGCAAATTGAGTAACACTAACTCTTGATGCTTTTGTCACTGTAACAGTTCAAATGGGTTGCAAATCTGTCTTCCCCACCAAGTATACCAACTTCTTACTTTAGAGAAGAGTGATGCAGTAAGAGTACCTCATTGAATTTGTTAAGTGGTGGGAGGTTGCTATGCTCCTCACAAGGTGCATGGCATTTTTATCTATGCTATGAAAGGAGCTATTAATTTGGCATTTGGCTATCAACTTCATTGGACCAAACACCATTGGGATTGGGATAGTGAATGGTGCTCAACCGCATGGATCTCAGCATATGGCACAACACAGGCCAAATCATTAAACAGTCGCATGCAAAAGTGTTTTTCCAATTTATTGGTAGCGGATTCTTTGATGATAAAATAATTCATTATTCATTAATTGATTACTTTCATAGATTCATAGTGTTGAAATGTTTGCTCTTCAATATGGATTCTCCAAAGTTTGAGAATACGATATTTTCCCTCGGGTGAGATGATTTCACTAAATAATTTAACATCAAGAAAATATGTTGGCAAAAAGTTCGAAGAAACATGGAGCTAATACTCAATGGTTCTTGAAATTGCAGACCAAATTCAAATTGCACCCTCAAATTTCAATTAGCCAACAAGGATTCTCAGATTTAACATTGTGACTCGTGTTAGTTTCCGAGCTCATTTTTATTAGTGTGAACTGACAATAGAAATGAAAAACAGTTATATGATATAACAATTTTGGTTTAGGCTCGATTTAGTTCCTTTGATTGAGCATATAAGAGTTCCAAATTTTCCAAATTGATATGTCATTGTTGTCTTTGTATGTTGGGAAGTAGTAGTCAAATTTTTAGGAGCTCCAGTAGTAGTCAAATTTTTAGGAGCTCCACATGGTCTTAGTCACATAGAATTTGAGTGAGGACTCCAATTTAGATAAAGGCGAGAAACTTTTGCACTAGTGTGGTTGTGGGATGTGTCTTGTGTTTTGTTGATCTTAGACCATAATTTTAAAAGGAAAATGCTAATNNNNNNNNNNNNNNNNNNNNNNNNNNNNNNNNNNNNNNNNNNNNNNNNNNNNNNNNNNNNNNNNNNNNNNNNNNNNNNNNNNNNNNNNNNNNNNNNNNNNNNNNNNNNNNNNNNNNNNNNNNNNNNNNNNNNNNNNNNNNNNNNNNNNNNNNNNNNNNNNNNNNNNNNNNNNNNNNNNNNNNNNNNNNNNNNNNNNNNNNNNNNNNNNNNNNNNNNNNNNNNNNNNNNNNNNNNNNNNNNNNNNNNNNNNNNNNNNNNNNNNNNNNNNNNNNNNNNNNNNNNNNNNNNNNNNNNNNNNNNNNNNNNNNNNNNNNNNNNNNNNNNNNNNNNNNNNNNCCTATACATTCTTCTCTCTCGTTCTTCATAACAAATTCAATTTAAGAGTACTACTCCTCTGCAAGTAAATTTATTACTTCAtacttaatattttattattattatacttctttttaaatttataattctgttctaaatccaaaaaaaattcataatatcTTTTTAATATTATCTGATTGATTGATTATTTGTTAGTtacatttttctcatttttaatattttcacGTTTTGAAGTACAGAAATAAAAGAATATGCGAGTGATTTAATCACTTAGTCGTCTAAATATTTAGTTTGCGAATTTGGTTATGAATGAttcacaataaaaaaattaatgactatgcaaaagaaaaaattgttgcggaaataaaaattaatttttttaatatcttattcgataaaaactcatctaatattttttattttttattattagttagatTTTTTCATTACTTATATATTTGAACATTAacgtttttaaaattattaaaatttatgttcaagtgatttattttgtttattattttattataaaatagttATTCTAATTAAATTACAATTGAATTGATTaaactaataaactaataattaaaaatcgGTCTGAGAACTAAGAAGACAAGAGACAGCGTATAAGCTTGCAAACTGCAATGCGTTTTCTCCGTGCGTTAAGTCGCTGGTTTTCGGAACCCCTGAAAACTgaaatttaatttctaatttcccTTTCCCTTTCTAGTCACTGTTGACAAAGCAAGAAGATAAACATCGTCTTCTCTCTTTCAATTCCTTCCTTTTTAACCTCAATTCTCATAATTCTCCCTTCTTCTACTCAATTAGGGTTTCCATTTTTTCCACACTCTTCTTATTTTTACCCTCTCACTTCTTTTTAATCCCATTTCGTATATCCTTTTTCTCTGCCGCTTTGCAGCAATGGCCCAATCATGTATGTGATTCTCACTTTTCTTCACCTTCTGCAACTATTGCTTAAAATTTCCATCCTTTTTAGAGGGGGAAAAagcttttttttttggatttttttagagGGATGGGGGGCTGTTTGAGATAATGACTGAATTGTTGGTGGTTTAATTGGGTTTTAGATATGAATTGTATATGATATGATATATTATTGGTTCTTCTTCTATTTGGGAAATAAATTACACTGCTTGTCCATATTATTAGAATTGGAATTTGAGTGTGTGTTAATAattcctttttcattttcttgTGTGTGTAGGTAGGATGGCCTTAAATTGCTAGTACCCTGTATCAATTTTCAGCTGCATTATGCATTTCAGGTGACttttttgaattgcattgagtTTGATGATGATATCAACAACTGCTTCCTCAATTAAGCTGGTTGAAGAAGCTTGTGTTGTGCTTCCTCCATTGGCTATGGAGTTGTAGCTTTTGGAGGATTTTGATTTGGGGCTGGTGGCATAAAGAGTGTGACAGTTTTATTTGGGTAGAGGGGTTAAATGTTGCACATGGCTCCAAATCTGAAGCTTAGGTTATGCGTTACCTTGTTGTTTTTAGTCTTAAGCGTTCTTCTGTTTGTCATTTCAAACGCCGAATCTGAAGGAGTTTCACAAATAGTTAGATCTGCCCCGGATAAGGATGTAGGAGCCAATGTATTTGATGGAACTGGTGAGGGTTCCTTTAAGTTTGAGGATGGTAATACTATGAAGACTAATAGGAAGGGTGGAAACAATAGAGTTTCTATTTCTACAGTCGCATTATTTACATTGGCAATGGCAGCTGCCACTGGTTTAGGTGCTGTGCCCTTCTTCTTTGTGGAGCTTGATCCGCAGTGGGCTGGATTGTGCAATGGAATGGCTGCAGGTGTCATGTTAGCTGCAAGCTTTGACCTCGTACAGGAAGGGCAGGAATTTGGCGCGGGAAATTGGGTTGTCACTGGGATTCTATCTGGAGGAATCTTTATTTGGCTATGCAAGAAGGTGATAATCAATTTTTGTGTTAATCATTTCATATTATATCAGGGGAGCAGATCCTCACAGTAATAACTTTACCATGTCAAATGTGAGATTTCAACATTGATGACAAGGTCAGCCCTTGTACGATTAATGGAGGAAATCTACACTTGACATATaccaattgagaggatccattcggATTGTTATCACTATCTTTCTACTTTTAGCATAAAAGAAATTATATGCCCGGTGTAACTGTGTGCCTCTGTTTACTGATACCTATCTTGATACTCAATGTTGAATCGCTGAGGCTGTAGTGATAGATTGATAAATTGATCATTAGTAAAAGGTATCATGGGCAGCTTCTTTTGTTTTCCAGTTTCTTCTCAAATGCTCTTTTTTTTATACTTGCAGTTTTCTTGAATTTACCTTAGCGGTCTGTCTTGGTTTTATAATGATCTCATTTGTATCTTGTATAATCTCTCGGGTTTCAGTTTCTTGAGCAATATGGGGATGTAAGCATGCTGGATTTAAAAGGTGCAGATGCAGCTAAAGTTGTTCTTGTGATTGGAATAATGACTCTCCATTCTTTTGGGGAGGGATCTGGGGTTGGCGTCTCTTTTGCTGGCTCAAAGGGTTTTTCTCAAGGCCTGTTGGTAACTTTGGCTATTGCTGTACACAACATACCAGAGGGATTAGCGGTGAGCATGGTGCTGGCATCAAGGGGTGTCTCTCCACAAAATGCTATGTTGTGGAGTGTAATTACTTCTTTACCTCAGGTGCATCTTTAAAATCACTTTTGAATTATATAATATAACTTTGCTTGTAAATTTTGGTCTTTGATACGCACTCTTTCTTGAAGTCACAAAAGAGTAGGCATATAACTCTATAGTCTACTGCAAATGTTTAACCTTGTCTTTGACTTTAGTTGCTTAACTTCTTATTCAAATGTTGATGCAGCCAATTGTAGCTGTTCCTTCATTTATTTGTGCTGATGCATTCAGCAAGTTCCTTCCTTTTTGTACTGGATTTGCTGCTGGATGCATGATTTGGATGGTTGTTGCAGAAGTTCTTCCTGATGCATTCAAGGTTATTAgcaatttattattttacacaataGATATTTTCATCTGCATTGTCCTCTTTTTTGGGATGCGGATGTCATGAACGAAGTCTCCTAAAACCTCAGCAATCAGGTGAAGGCTCGACTGGCTCATGAGATTTTTAGTAAGCTTGCAGTGACTAGAAATTTATGGGGGAAAGAAGAAAAAGGGACAAGAGAAGACTTGAATTATTGATGTGAGATGATTTGTTACATAAtataattcttttctttatactAATAAATAATTTAGGTCTACTTCAACTCAGCCTACTAGCATAACATCTCTATACAAATGAGGGATCCAAATAACTTCACTAGGAAGCATAAAATGTGCTGGGTGGGGATGCAAATGGAATCTGTCCGTCAAGTCCTACATGCTTTATAGATATGCAATATtaatttctcttcccttttcAATTTCAGGAAGCCTCAGCTTCACAGGTTGCATCAGCAGCAACCCTTTCTGTAGCATTCATGGAAGCTCTAAGCACCTTATTTC includes:
- the LOC107608527 gene encoding putative cyclin-A3-1 yields the protein METRAATKRRATAPTQLEIQHLKKQRVVLAELPNLPNLIQSPINNRKPHSTIEAKSLKFHDPSLIDAPYVADIHSYLHSMEMEKKRRPMVDYIQKVQKEVTANMRGVLVDWLVEVADEYKLLSETLFLSVSYIDRFLSINPVFRSKFQLLGVSSMLIASKYEEINPPNVEEFCYITEDTYTKSQVVRMEAEILKSLKFEMGNPTVKTFLSMYSGIASVDKKIKHSQVEFLSCYLAELSLLDYDCVKFLPSMVAASVIFLARFIIWPVVHPWTSSLRECSGYTSLELKECVLILHDLYLSRRAASLSAVREKYKQHKFKWVANLSSPPSIPTSYFREE
- the LOC107606385 gene encoding putative zinc transporter At3g08650 — encoded protein: MLHMAPNLKLRLCVTLLFLVLSVLLFVISNAESEGVSQIVRSAPDKDVGANVFDGTGEGSFKFEDGNTMKTNRKGGNNRVSISTVALFTLAMAAATGLGAVPFFFVELDPQWAGLCNGMAAGVMLAASFDLVQEGQEFGAGNWVVTGILSGGIFIWLCKKFLEQYGDVSMLDLKGADAAKVVLVIGIMTLHSFGEGSGVGVSFAGSKGFSQGLLVTLAIAVHNIPEGLAVSMVLASRGVSPQNAMLWSVITSLPQPIVAVPSFICADAFSKFLPFCTGFAAGCMIWMVVAEVLPDAFKEASASQVASAATLSVAFMEALSTLFQNFTHDYNSEDASGFFVSLLFGLGPLLGGVILVAFALAFHLQHALLMGTGCGIAFVLGAWRPVQLILSSKLGLIPIMLLLAMGAALVHFTSSSVLKMASKKASGGDLPTLTGFPLSVHTLQSFISCGAVAFHALAEGLALGVAAPKAYGLGRHMVLPVSLHGLPRGAAVASCIFGATDSWHGSLASAAIIGFMGPISAIGAILTGIDYSGLDHIMVLACGGLIPSFGTVVKRALSLDKRKSTCGLILGMGFATLCLTFTRLVCLHTLYCNSAPEAVR